The following are from one region of the Candidatus Dadabacteria bacterium genome:
- a CDS encoding GNAT family N-acetyltransferase — protein sequence MKELTVRKATDDDAEAMALILKEIGWSERRNSLSLEEVSSPIRDLILQANGDPEGHTMYVACDSGGRVLGFTTVHWVPFVMLGSYEGYVSDLFVSPSASGMGAGSRLIEAVMEEGKKRDVYRLMVTNGRDKPSYLRGFYRKKGWTERPKVANFTYYYKEPWS from the coding sequence TTGAAAGAACTCACCGTAAGAAAAGCCACGGACGACGACGCGGAGGCGATGGCCCTGATACTGAAAGAGATTGGCTGGTCTGAGAGAAGGAACTCCCTTTCACTTGAGGAAGTGTCGTCTCCGATTCGGGATCTCATACTTCAAGCAAACGGAGATCCGGAAGGGCACACCATGTACGTCGCATGTGATTCCGGGGGAAGGGTCCTCGGGTTCACCACCGTTCACTGGGTACCGTTTGTTATGCTCGGAAGCTACGAGGGCTACGTCTCAGACCTGTTCGTAAGTCCTTCGGCAAGTGGAATGGGGGCGGGGAGCCGCCTTATCGAAGCGGTTATGGAAGAGGGTAAAAAAAGGGATGTTTACCGTCTGATGGTGACCAACGGCAGGGACAAGCCATCGTACCTGCGGGGTTTTTACAGAAAAAAAGGATGGACGGAGCGGCCGAAGGTTGCTAACTTTACCTACTACTACAAGGAGCCTTGGTCGTAG
- the purU gene encoding formyltetrahydrofolate deformylase, with protein sequence MPEKQEEAILLVHSPDRPGLVHAVTNFIFEYGGNIHALQHCVDTNDMVTFIRAKWGMDGFTLSREETEEIFREKVAKKLDMKFEVFFTGDIPRMAVFVSKLPHCLSDIIYRLRAREWDVEMPLVISNHPDLRDVAGLHGADFYVFENVQDNKEKVEAEQLELLHSYDVDFIVLARYMQIFTENFVSHYPNRIMNIHHSFLPAFPGARPYHSAYERGVKVVGATCHYVTDELDSGPIIEQDVIKVNYDDSIDDLKRKGQDLEKLVLSNAIWSHINREILIYKNRTIVFNK encoded by the coding sequence ATGCCGGAAAAACAGGAAGAAGCAATTCTGCTAGTGCACTCCCCGGATCGCCCCGGTCTTGTTCATGCGGTCACCAACTTTATATTCGAATACGGGGGTAATATCCACGCACTGCAGCATTGTGTTGACACGAACGACATGGTGACCTTTATCCGGGCCAAGTGGGGGATGGACGGCTTTACTCTCTCCCGCGAGGAGACGGAGGAGATTTTCCGCGAGAAAGTAGCGAAGAAACTCGACATGAAATTCGAGGTTTTCTTTACGGGAGACATCCCGCGCATGGCGGTTTTCGTTTCCAAGCTTCCCCACTGCCTCTCGGACATAATTTACAGACTCCGCGCTAGGGAATGGGACGTTGAGATGCCCCTTGTGATAAGCAATCATCCGGATCTCAGGGATGTGGCGGGTCTTCACGGAGCGGATTTCTATGTGTTCGAGAACGTTCAGGACAACAAGGAAAAAGTGGAGGCAGAGCAGCTTGAACTTCTTCACAGCTACGATGTGGATTTCATAGTGCTTGCAAGGTATATGCAGATTTTTACCGAGAATTTCGTATCGCATTATCCCAACAGAATAATGAATATCCATCATTCGTTTCTTCCGGCCTTTCCTGGTGCGCGCCCTTATCACTCTGCGTATGAAAGGGGGGTTAAGGTGGTCGGAGCAACCTGTCATTACGTAACCGATGAACTCGATTCGGGACCCATAATAGAGCAGGATGTCATAAAGGTTAACTATGATGACTCGATAGACGACCTCAAAAGAAAGGGGCAGGATCTTGAGAAGCTGGTTCTTTCAAACGCGATCTGGTCCCATATAAACCGGGAGATTTTGATTTACAAAAACAGGACAATCGTATTCAATAAATAG
- a CDS encoding MoxR family ATPase, giving the protein MKFKGTSDYIATNDLSVAVNASITLERPLLVKGEPGTGKTMLAFEVAKALGKQLITWHIKSTTTAQQGLYEYDAVARLRDSQLGDERVNDISNYIKKGKLWEAFESPEQVVLLIDEIDKADIEFPNDLLLELDKMEFYCYELKKTVRAVKRVIVIITSNNEKELPDAFLRRCFFHYIAFPDRKTLEKIVKVHYPDLGRKLMDNALTLFYSVREIDGLKKKPSTSELIDWIKLLAADRVAAGELPGVDLEENLPPYSGALIKNEADYEMLEVMRRRFRR; this is encoded by the coding sequence ATGAAGTTCAAAGGCACAAGCGATTACATAGCCACAAACGACTTATCAGTAGCCGTTAATGCGTCTATTACTCTTGAGCGTCCGCTACTTGTGAAGGGAGAGCCGGGCACGGGTAAGACAATGCTCGCGTTTGAGGTTGCGAAGGCGCTTGGAAAGCAACTTATAACGTGGCACATAAAGTCCACTACGACGGCCCAGCAGGGTCTTTACGAATACGACGCCGTCGCCAGGCTTCGTGACTCACAACTCGGGGACGAGAGGGTAAACGATATCTCAAACTACATAAAGAAAGGAAAACTCTGGGAGGCTTTTGAGAGCCCGGAGCAGGTAGTACTTCTGATTGACGAGATAGACAAGGCGGACATAGAGTTTCCGAATGACCTTCTTTTGGAACTAGACAAGATGGAATTTTATTGCTACGAGCTTAAAAAAACCGTAAGGGCGGTTAAGAGAGTAATAGTGATAATTACTTCGAATAACGAAAAGGAGCTTCCCGACGCCTTTTTGAGAAGATGTTTTTTTCATTACATAGCCTTTCCCGACCGCAAGACTCTTGAGAAAATAGTAAAAGTTCATTACCCGGATCTCGGGCGGAAACTTATGGACAACGCGCTTACCCTTTTTTATTCCGTCAGGGAAATCGACGGTCTTAAGAAAAAACCTTCGACAAGCGAACTCATAGACTGGATAAAGCTCCTTGCGGCTGATCGAGTGGCCGCAGGGGAACTCCCGGGAGTGGATCTTGAGGAGAACCTGCCTCCTTACTCGGGCGCACTTATCAAAAATGAGGCGGACTACGAGATGCTTGAGGTTATGAGGCGAAGATTCAGAAGGTGA
- a CDS encoding thioredoxin family protein: MVKTLSTMIPLGSEAPDFRLPDVVSGSELSLGDLKSDVATVLMFICNHCPYVKHLQDGLVEVADEYIPRGVSFVAINSNDVENYPDDSPEKMKEVAEEKGYSFPYLFDETQEVARAYDAACTPDFFVYDQGLKCVYRGQFDDSRPGNGKPVTGKDMRMALDSIIAGQTIGWEQIPSIGCNIKWK; the protein is encoded by the coding sequence ATGGTTAAGACTCTATCGACGATGATTCCGTTGGGGAGCGAGGCTCCTGACTTCCGGCTGCCGGATGTCGTAAGCGGCAGCGAACTGTCGCTTGGCGATCTCAAGTCGGATGTGGCTACGGTGCTTATGTTCATATGCAATCACTGTCCTTACGTGAAGCACCTGCAGGATGGGCTGGTGGAAGTTGCCGATGAGTACATTCCCAGAGGAGTTTCCTTCGTAGCGATAAATTCAAACGACGTTGAGAACTACCCTGATGATTCTCCCGAGAAAATGAAGGAAGTCGCGGAGGAAAAGGGGTATTCGTTTCCCTACCTGTTCGATGAGACGCAGGAAGTCGCCAGGGCCTATGACGCCGCCTGCACACCCGACTTTTTCGTTTACGACCAAGGTCTGAAATGCGTTTACAGGGGGCAGTTTGACGACTCAAGACCCGGAAACGGAAAACCGGTTACCGGAAAGGATATGCGTATGGCACTCGACTCCATTATAGCGGGCCAGACAATTGGATGGGAGCAGATTCCGAGTATCGGGTGCAACATAAAATGGAAATAG
- a CDS encoding acetyl-CoA C-acetyltransferase yields the protein MEKVVLSEPLRTAIGTFGGTLKDVSAVDLGTAVVKEVINRASLPPEQVDDCIMGNILGAGQGQNPARQVSINSGLKAETPAITVNRVCGSGLQSVVNAAQAIKSDDCECIVAGGMESMSTAPFYLRKARWGYKMSTPSDELVDGILCDGLMDAFNDYHMGVTAENLAERYEISRERQDEFAYSSQMKAKTAMENGKFTSQIVPVSVPGRRGSSVQFDADEHPRPDVTLERISELRPVFKKDGTVTAANSSGINDGAAALIVSSESKAEKLGLNPLASIKSYAISGVDPAIMGIGPVPAMRMALDKAGLGIDDIDLVELNEAFAAQSLAVLSDFPIAEEKLNVNGGAIALGHPVGATGAVLLVKLLHEFENVRPGGYGMVSLCMGGGMGIAMVVEKM from the coding sequence ATGGAAAAAGTCGTGCTTTCAGAGCCACTTAGGACTGCGATAGGGACGTTCGGAGGAACGCTTAAGGATGTCTCCGCAGTCGATCTCGGGACGGCGGTTGTCAAGGAGGTTATAAACAGAGCGTCCCTGCCGCCCGAACAGGTAGATGACTGCATAATGGGCAACATACTGGGAGCGGGGCAGGGGCAGAATCCGGCGAGGCAGGTATCGATTAATTCCGGATTAAAGGCTGAAACCCCCGCGATTACCGTTAACAGGGTATGTGGCTCGGGTCTTCAGTCTGTCGTAAATGCCGCCCAGGCCATAAAGTCCGACGACTGCGAATGCATTGTGGCGGGGGGGATGGAGAGCATGAGTACGGCTCCCTTCTATCTTCGGAAAGCTAGGTGGGGATACAAGATGTCAACGCCTTCCGATGAGCTTGTGGATGGAATTCTGTGTGACGGGCTCATGGATGCGTTTAACGACTACCACATGGGCGTTACGGCGGAGAACCTCGCGGAGAGATACGAAATATCAAGAGAGCGCCAGGACGAGTTCGCCTACTCAAGCCAGATGAAGGCCAAAACCGCGATGGAGAATGGGAAATTCACTTCCCAGATCGTTCCGGTGTCCGTTCCCGGGCGAAGGGGCAGTTCCGTTCAGTTTGACGCTGATGAGCACCCGAGACCGGACGTTACGCTTGAGAGGATTTCGGAGTTAAGACCGGTTTTCAAGAAAGACGGCACGGTAACGGCAGCAAACTCCTCGGGCATCAACGACGGTGCTGCCGCCCTGATCGTATCTTCCGAGAGTAAAGCGGAAAAACTGGGTCTGAATCCGCTTGCGTCGATTAAATCCTATGCGATTTCCGGCGTTGACCCTGCGATCATGGGAATCGGTCCGGTTCCCGCAATGCGCATGGCTCTTGACAAAGCCGGGCTCGGAATCGACGATATCGATCTGGTTGAACTTAACGAGGCCTTCGCGGCGCAGTCCCTCGCGGTACTGAGCGATTTCCCAATTGCTGAGGAAAAACTGAACGTAAACGGTGGAGCCATAGCGCTCGGGCACCCCGTGGGGGCCACGGGAGCGGTGTTGCTCGTAAAGCTTCTTCATGAATTTGAAAATGTCCGCCCCGGTGGATACGGGATGGTTTCTCTTTGCATGGGAGGCGGTATGGGTATAGCAATGGTTGTCGAAAAAATGTAA
- a CDS encoding enoyl-CoA hydratase/isomerase family protein, translating into MSWEIERIGDVAVVRMNSNPMNVMGEGFFSDLDEAFTTLESDHTESPVVLTSSERVFSAGLDLKYHLSLFTTGDEEEIWQWYERFRGALLRVFTYERPVVAAVNGHAIAGGLILALCCDYRVCVDSGARFGLNEITIGFPIPSAIAQIVLYVLGTAIAQQVMTTGFLYEPRDAVRLGFFDESNEADKLLSHCVEFAGQYGPSLIPGYAFSKTALRREVVANIEGTCAEVDRELPKILRSPGVLESLRALVETLGKKKK; encoded by the coding sequence ATGAGCTGGGAAATTGAAAGAATTGGTGACGTCGCAGTCGTGCGCATGAACTCAAACCCGATGAACGTCATGGGCGAGGGCTTCTTCAGTGACCTTGACGAGGCTTTCACGACGCTTGAGAGCGATCACACGGAAAGCCCCGTGGTCCTTACCTCTTCTGAGAGGGTTTTTTCCGCCGGCCTTGATCTTAAGTACCATCTTTCGCTTTTTACCACTGGGGACGAAGAGGAAATCTGGCAGTGGTACGAACGTTTTCGCGGCGCTTTGCTTCGGGTTTTTACTTATGAAAGACCTGTTGTGGCTGCGGTGAACGGTCACGCGATAGCGGGTGGACTTATACTGGCGCTCTGCTGCGATTACAGGGTATGCGTTGATTCAGGAGCAAGGTTCGGTCTTAATGAAATCACCATAGGTTTTCCCATTCCTTCGGCGATAGCCCAGATCGTGCTTTACGTGCTGGGTACGGCAATTGCGCAGCAGGTCATGACAACAGGTTTTCTTTACGAACCCCGCGACGCCGTCAGACTCGGTTTTTTCGATGAAAGCAACGAAGCGGACAAGCTTCTTTCTCACTGCGTTGAGTTCGCGGGTCAGTACGGTCCGTCGCTTATTCCCGGTTACGCCTTCTCTAAAACGGCTCTTCGCCGCGAGGTCGTGGCGAATATAGAAGGAACTTGTGCCGAGGTTGACAGGGAACTTCCGAAAATTCTGCGCAGCCCGGGAGTTTTGGAGAGCCTCCGGGCTCTGGTTGAAACCTTGGGAAAAAAGAAAAAATGA
- a CDS encoding glutamine--tRNA ligase/YqeY domain fusion protein codes for MKPKADKNGPPESEDFIRARIRSDLQSGIAKPITRFPPEPNGYLHIGHAKSICLNFGVAEEFGGTCNLRFDDTNPSKEDIIYEEAIKEDISWLGFEWEDRTYYASDYFEQLYEYALRLISEGKAYVDDLSAEEIREYRGTLSEPGSESPSRERSIEENLKLFRVMRDGDFDDGQYVLRAKIDMASGNMNMRDPVMYRIMKKTHARTGDSWSIYPMYDWAHGQSDSIEGITHSLCTLEFEDHRPLYNWFIAQLGIYHSRQIEFARLNLSYTVLSKRNLMKLVSEGYVSGWDDPRMPTISGLRRRGYTPESIRDFCRKIGITKQDSVIDVELLEHSVREDLNKRAQRVMAVLDPLKVVIVNYPEGAEEELEAVNNPEDPSMGKRKVPFSKELFIERDDFMEDPPKKFYRLSPGSEVRLRYAYIVRCVGFERDPATGEVTEVHCEYDPETRGGSAPDGRKVRGTIHWVCAKNASRVTVRLYDRLFTVPNPMADKQREFTEFLNPDSLQILENCAAEPALGDCLGDINYQFERKGYFMLDSADSVPGAPVFNRTVSLRDSWSRRSGGKTA; via the coding sequence ATGAAACCGAAGGCGGACAAAAACGGACCTCCGGAGTCCGAGGATTTTATAAGGGCCAGGATAAGAAGCGATCTTCAATCCGGAATTGCAAAGCCCATTACCCGTTTTCCGCCCGAGCCAAACGGCTATCTCCACATAGGCCACGCGAAATCCATATGTCTCAATTTTGGTGTAGCCGAAGAATTCGGCGGAACATGCAACCTGCGCTTTGACGATACAAACCCCTCAAAGGAAGACATAATCTACGAAGAGGCCATAAAGGAAGATATAAGCTGGCTTGGGTTTGAGTGGGAAGACAGGACTTATTACGCCTCTGATTATTTCGAGCAGCTCTATGAATACGCCCTTAGGCTGATAAGCGAGGGGAAGGCCTACGTGGACGACCTGAGCGCTGAGGAAATAAGAGAATACCGGGGAACACTTTCTGAACCCGGCAGTGAGAGCCCTTCAAGGGAGAGGTCTATTGAGGAGAACCTGAAGCTTTTCCGGGTTATGAGAGACGGGGATTTCGACGATGGACAGTACGTGCTTCGGGCGAAAATAGACATGGCTTCGGGCAACATGAACATGCGCGACCCGGTCATGTACCGGATAATGAAGAAGACCCATGCCCGTACTGGGGATTCCTGGTCCATTTATCCGATGTATGACTGGGCCCACGGACAGAGCGACTCCATTGAGGGCATCACACATTCGCTTTGCACTCTTGAGTTTGAGGACCACCGGCCTCTTTACAACTGGTTTATCGCCCAGCTCGGTATATATCATTCCCGGCAGATCGAGTTCGCGAGGCTCAACCTCAGCTACACGGTTCTCAGCAAAAGAAATCTCATGAAGCTGGTTTCCGAGGGATACGTAAGCGGTTGGGACGATCCTAGGATGCCCACAATCTCGGGATTGCGCAGAAGAGGATACACGCCTGAGTCGATAAGGGATTTCTGCCGGAAAATAGGTATTACGAAACAGGACAGCGTTATAGACGTGGAGCTTCTTGAGCACAGCGTAAGGGAAGACCTTAACAAGAGGGCGCAGAGGGTTATGGCGGTGCTTGACCCGCTGAAAGTGGTGATAGTTAACTATCCCGAGGGCGCGGAAGAGGAGCTCGAAGCGGTAAACAATCCGGAAGATCCCTCCATGGGAAAAAGGAAAGTCCCTTTCTCAAAAGAGCTTTTCATTGAAAGGGATGATTTTATGGAGGATCCGCCGAAAAAGTTCTACAGGCTCTCCCCCGGTTCCGAAGTGCGCCTGCGCTACGCCTACATAGTGAGGTGCGTGGGTTTTGAGCGCGACCCGGCGACCGGAGAGGTAACCGAGGTTCACTGTGAATACGACCCCGAAACAAGAGGTGGGAGCGCGCCTGATGGAAGGAAAGTAAGAGGTACCATACACTGGGTTTGCGCGAAAAACGCCTCGAGGGTGACCGTCAGGCTCTACGACAGACTTTTTACCGTTCCCAACCCGATGGCCGACAAGCAGAGGGAGTTTACCGAGTTTCTGAATCCGGATTCCCTGCAGATACTCGAGAATTGCGCGGCCGAACCGGCTCTTGGGGACTGTTTAGGAGATATCAACTATCAGTTTGAAAGGAAGGGATATTTCATGCTTGATTCCGCGGATTCAGTGCCCGGGGCGCCCGTTTTTAACAGGACGGTTTCCCTTAGGGATTCATGGAGTCGCCGCTCGGGAGGCAAAACGGCTTGA
- a CDS encoding 3-hydroxybutyryl-CoA dehydrogenase, with the protein MSESNTNTVGIVGAGTMGSGIAELVASVGKGVVLLDIEKNIAEDAVAKIEKSLGRLARRGKIEKEQVPLIVSRIHPTEDYGDFHGADIVIEAASEDMDLKKAVFAEIEENTEQSAIIATNTSTLSVTELAMSTSRSEKVVGIHFFNPAPIMKLVEVINTAKTSPETLEQTMEFARSLDKYPIMAKDRAGFVVNRILLPMMNEAIFALDEGIATAAEIDNAMKLGANHPIGPLALADLVGLDVTLSVLNVLYTEYGDPKFRPAPLLKEMVRAGNLGRKTGKGFFEYGKK; encoded by the coding sequence ATGTCCGAGTCAAACACAAACACTGTAGGTATCGTTGGGGCTGGCACTATGGGTTCGGGTATAGCCGAGCTTGTAGCCTCAGTGGGGAAGGGCGTCGTTCTTTTGGATATTGAAAAAAATATTGCGGAGGATGCGGTCGCAAAAATAGAAAAAAGTCTTGGCAGACTGGCGCGAAGAGGCAAAATCGAAAAAGAGCAGGTCCCCCTTATCGTGTCAAGGATTCACCCGACCGAAGACTACGGTGATTTCCACGGTGCGGATATAGTAATTGAAGCCGCAAGCGAGGATATGGACCTTAAAAAGGCTGTTTTCGCTGAAATCGAGGAAAACACCGAACAAAGCGCGATCATCGCTACCAATACCTCGACCCTGTCGGTTACCGAGCTTGCCATGAGCACCTCTAGGTCCGAAAAGGTTGTTGGAATCCACTTTTTTAATCCCGCACCGATAATGAAGCTGGTTGAGGTGATCAATACCGCGAAAACATCCCCCGAGACCCTTGAGCAGACAATGGAATTCGCGCGGAGCCTTGATAAATATCCGATTATGGCAAAAGACAGAGCTGGATTTGTTGTAAACAGAATTCTGCTGCCGATGATGAACGAAGCGATTTTTGCTCTTGATGAAGGCATTGCAACGGCGGCAGAGATCGATAACGCCATGAAACTAGGAGCGAATCATCCTATAGGGCCGCTTGCGCTTGCGGATCTTGTAGGGCTTGACGTCACTTTAAGCGTACTTAACGTTCTCTACACAGAGTATGGAGATCCGAAATTCAGACCCGCTCCGCTGCTTAAGGAAATGGTAAGAGCGGGAAATCTTGGCAGAAAAACGGGAAAAGGTTTTTTTGAATACGGCAAAAAGTAA
- a CDS encoding acyl-CoA dehydrogenase gives MLASALTQEQRLIKNLVSEFAEKEIRPVASEIDKTSTFPSEIVEKLFDLGFMGHFIEERYGGSGLDHLSYVIAIEEISRACASTGTIVMAHNSLACAPIIDFGTEEQKEEYLPRLSRGAIGCFALSEPESGSDAAAIKTSAVKKGGVYILNGTKSWVTNGHEAKVAVVFAKTDKTKRSGGITAFIIDLDAPGISLGKSESKLGIKGTSTSQIVFENCEVPTSRVLGKEGEGFKVAMKTLDAGRIGVAAQAVGIAQAVLDSSTRYSQEREAFGKKISDFQGIQFMLADMATRIEASRLLTYKAALMKDRGEKYAKHSSMAKLYASETAMWVATKGIQVHGGNGYTTDYPVERHFRDAKITEIYEGTSEIQRIVIARQVLSESL, from the coding sequence ATGCTCGCTTCGGCTCTTACGCAAGAGCAGCGTTTAATTAAAAATCTCGTCTCGGAGTTTGCCGAAAAAGAAATCAGGCCGGTTGCCTCCGAAATTGACAAAACCAGCACTTTCCCCTCGGAGATCGTGGAAAAACTGTTCGATCTTGGTTTTATGGGTCATTTCATTGAAGAGCGCTACGGAGGAAGCGGTCTTGATCACCTCTCATACGTAATCGCCATTGAGGAGATATCACGGGCGTGTGCTTCAACCGGGACGATAGTTATGGCTCATAATTCCCTTGCGTGCGCTCCGATTATTGATTTCGGCACCGAGGAGCAAAAGGAAGAATATCTGCCACGGCTGTCCCGGGGGGCCATAGGGTGCTTTGCTCTTAGCGAACCCGAGTCGGGTTCGGATGCGGCGGCCATAAAGACAAGCGCCGTGAAAAAAGGCGGGGTTTATATCCTTAACGGAACCAAAAGCTGGGTTACAAACGGTCACGAGGCGAAAGTCGCCGTGGTTTTCGCAAAGACCGATAAAACGAAACGAAGCGGTGGAATCACGGCGTTTATCATTGATCTCGACGCTCCTGGAATCTCTCTTGGAAAATCGGAAAGCAAGCTCGGGATAAAGGGCACGAGCACGTCGCAGATCGTTTTTGAGAACTGCGAGGTGCCGACGAGTCGGGTGCTCGGCAAAGAGGGAGAGGGTTTCAAGGTCGCCATGAAAACACTTGATGCGGGAAGAATAGGGGTCGCGGCCCAGGCAGTGGGGATAGCCCAGGCGGTCCTTGACTCTTCGACTCGGTATTCTCAGGAAAGAGAGGCTTTCGGCAAGAAGATCTCAGATTTTCAGGGGATACAGTTTATGCTTGCCGACATGGCGACTAGGATCGAGGCCTCGAGGCTGCTTACCTACAAGGCGGCTTTGATGAAGGATCGTGGAGAAAAATATGCCAAGCACTCATCCATGGCCAAGCTCTACGCTTCGGAAACCGCGATGTGGGTGGCGACCAAAGGCATTCAGGTACACGGAGGAAACGGATATACGACCGATTATCCGGTGGAACGGCATTTCCGCGACGCCAAGATAACGGAGATATATGAAGGAACCTCTGAGATACAGAGGATCGTTATCGCCAGACAGGTTCTTTCCGAGTCGCTCTAA